In a genomic window of Arthrobacter woluwensis:
- a CDS encoding response regulator gives MQEPTPIRVALVDDQQLVRSGFSMLINSQPDLSVVAEASNGLEALQNLAATTADVVLMDVRMPGMDGIEATRRLLEDSSRQNPGSQRAGLKVVVLTTFDLDEYALEAIQAGASGFLLKDAPPEELLEAIRTVHRGDAVIAPSTTRRLLDHVAPMLRNSPQARGNHQEELDSLTPREREVFEMIAAGDSNPEIAARLFVSEATVKTHVGHVLAKMQARDRVQLVVMAYEAGVVTPGVG, from the coding sequence ATGCAGGAACCCACCCCCATCCGCGTCGCACTGGTTGATGACCAGCAGCTGGTCCGTTCGGGCTTCAGCATGCTCATCAACTCCCAGCCGGATCTGAGTGTGGTGGCCGAGGCGTCCAACGGTCTCGAAGCGCTCCAGAATCTCGCGGCCACCACGGCCGACGTGGTCCTCATGGACGTGCGCATGCCGGGGATGGACGGGATCGAAGCCACCCGCCGGCTGCTGGAGGACTCGTCCCGTCAGAACCCCGGTTCGCAGCGTGCCGGCCTCAAAGTCGTGGTCCTGACCACCTTCGACCTGGACGAGTACGCACTCGAGGCCATCCAGGCCGGCGCCAGCGGATTCCTCCTGAAGGACGCGCCCCCGGAGGAGCTCCTGGAAGCCATCCGGACCGTGCACCGCGGCGACGCCGTGATCGCCCCCTCCACCACCCGCAGGCTGCTGGACCACGTGGCGCCCATGCTCCGCAACAGCCCCCAGGCCCGAGGCAACCACCAGGAGGAGCTCGACTCCCTCACGCCCCGCGAACGCGAGGTGTTCGAGATGATCGCAGCCGGCGATTCCAACCCGGAGATCGCCGCCCGCCTGTTCGTCTCCGAGGCCACCGTCAAGACCCATGTGGGCCACGTCCTGGCCAAGATGCAAGCCCGGGACCGCGTCCAGCTGGTCGTCATGGCGTACGAGGCCGGAGTGGTCACCCCGGGCGTCGGCTGA
- a CDS encoding ABC transporter ATP-binding protein, translated as MTIEPESRKNRRAEERPAPTQDQENTVSVEQSAVDGTELQTRANTIIKVADHETPLRLEDVTIRYGGERNGAERVTVVENFTMNLDAGEMHCVAGRSGSGKTSILTVSAGLTLPTSGRVFWEDAPLDAMNDDEVADRRRALIGYVDQGGALIEGMSALENVLLPAVPDGEVEQRTEAAKDLLELVGLGKRIKHRPAQLSGGERQRVAIARALILGTRVLVVDEPTASLDRAAANKIIGILKDTTKDGISVLVASHDHELIRVSDTMTELN; from the coding sequence ATGACCATTGAACCGGAATCCCGGAAGAACCGCCGCGCCGAAGAGCGCCCCGCCCCGACCCAGGACCAGGAGAACACCGTGAGCGTGGAGCAGTCCGCCGTGGACGGCACCGAACTCCAGACCCGTGCGAACACCATCATCAAGGTGGCCGACCACGAGACCCCGCTGCGCCTGGAGGACGTCACCATCCGCTACGGCGGGGAGCGCAATGGCGCCGAGCGCGTCACCGTGGTCGAGAATTTCACCATGAACCTCGACGCCGGTGAGATGCATTGCGTCGCGGGCCGCTCCGGTTCCGGCAAGACGTCCATCCTGACCGTGAGCGCGGGCCTGACGCTGCCCACGAGTGGCCGCGTGTTCTGGGAGGACGCCCCGCTCGACGCGATGAACGACGACGAGGTGGCCGACCGCCGTCGCGCGCTCATCGGCTATGTGGACCAGGGCGGCGCCCTGATCGAGGGCATGAGCGCCCTGGAGAACGTGCTGCTGCCCGCCGTCCCGGACGGCGAGGTGGAACAGCGCACCGAAGCCGCGAAGGACCTGCTCGAGCTGGTCGGTCTCGGCAAGCGCATCAAGCACCGTCCGGCCCAGCTGTCCGGCGGTGAGCGTCAGCGCGTGGCGATCGCCCGCGCACTGATCCTCGGCACCCGCGTGCTGGTGGTCGACGAACCCACCGCCAGCCTGGACCGCGCCGCGGCCAACAAGATCATCGGCATCCTCAAGGACACCACCAAGGACGGCATCTCGGTCCTGGTCGCCTCGCACGACCACGAGCTCATCCGCGTGTCCGACACGATGACCGAACTCAACTGA
- the metG gene encoding methionine--tRNA ligase: MTQQKPSYYLTTAITYPNGVPHIGHAYEYIATDAMARFKRLDGFDVMFLTGTDEHGMKIAQAAEKEGITPQELVDRNAEIYKATHAELGISYDRFIRTTDEDHYAASQEIWRRMEANGDIYLGKYEGWYSVRDEAFYGEDETELREDGKRYSKATDTELTWTEEESYFFRLSQYQEKLLALYEEQPEFGYPRGRFNEVISFVKGGLEDLSISRTTFDWGVPVPGDDKHVMYVWVDALTNYLTGVGFPDESSEKFQRFWPADVHVIGKDISRFHAIFWPAFLMSAGLPLPKRVMIHGFLHNNGVKMSKSLGNVVAPADFVAQYGLDQVRYFFLREVPFGADGSYSHDAIVGRMNADLANNFGNLAQRSLSMVAKNCDGAVPVPGDFTAADEAMLAQADALLGTVRAEFEEQQFSRALEAMWHVLGECNAYFAEQQPWVLRKTDPARMNTVLYVTLEVLRQVAILSQPVMPASAGKVLDLLGQDTEESRLFAALPTRLVAGTALPAPAPVFPKYEEPEEA; encoded by the coding sequence GTGACGCAGCAGAAGCCGTCCTACTACCTGACCACGGCCATCACGTACCCGAATGGCGTCCCGCACATCGGGCACGCCTACGAGTACATCGCCACGGACGCGATGGCCCGCTTCAAGCGGCTGGACGGCTTCGACGTCATGTTCCTCACCGGCACGGACGAGCACGGCATGAAGATCGCGCAGGCCGCCGAGAAGGAGGGCATCACGCCCCAGGAGCTCGTGGACCGCAACGCGGAGATCTACAAGGCCACGCACGCGGAGCTGGGCATCAGCTACGACCGCTTCATCCGGACCACGGATGAGGACCACTACGCGGCCAGCCAGGAGATCTGGCGCCGCATGGAGGCCAACGGCGACATCTACCTCGGCAAGTACGAGGGCTGGTACTCGGTGCGTGACGAGGCGTTCTACGGCGAGGACGAGACCGAGCTCCGCGAGGACGGCAAGCGCTACTCCAAGGCCACGGACACCGAGCTGACCTGGACCGAGGAGGAGAGCTACTTCTTCCGGCTCTCCCAGTACCAGGAGAAGCTCCTGGCCCTCTATGAGGAGCAGCCGGAATTCGGCTACCCGCGCGGCCGCTTCAACGAGGTCATCAGCTTCGTCAAGGGCGGTCTGGAGGACCTTTCCATCAGCCGCACCACCTTCGACTGGGGCGTTCCCGTCCCGGGCGATGACAAGCACGTCATGTACGTCTGGGTGGATGCGCTGACCAACTACCTGACCGGCGTCGGGTTCCCGGACGAGTCCAGCGAGAAGTTCCAGCGGTTCTGGCCCGCCGATGTCCACGTGATCGGCAAGGACATCTCCCGGTTCCACGCCATCTTCTGGCCGGCGTTCCTCATGAGCGCCGGGCTGCCGCTGCCGAAGCGCGTGATGATCCACGGCTTCCTGCACAACAACGGCGTGAAGATGTCCAAGTCGCTGGGCAATGTGGTGGCGCCAGCTGACTTCGTGGCGCAGTACGGCCTGGACCAGGTGCGCTACTTCTTCCTGCGGGAGGTGCCTTTCGGCGCGGACGGCAGTTACAGCCATGACGCGATCGTGGGCCGCATGAACGCCGATCTGGCCAACAACTTCGGCAACCTGGCGCAGCGGTCGCTGTCCATGGTGGCGAAGAACTGCGACGGCGCCGTGCCGGTCCCCGGTGACTTCACCGCCGCGGACGAGGCCATGCTGGCACAGGCGGACGCGCTGCTCGGGACCGTGCGCGCGGAGTTCGAGGAGCAGCAGTTCTCACGGGCCCTGGAGGCCATGTGGCACGTGCTGGGGGAGTGCAACGCGTACTTCGCCGAGCAGCAGCCGTGGGTCCTGCGCAAGACCGACCCCGCCCGCATGAACACGGTGCTCTACGTGACCCTGGAAGTGCTGCGCCAGGTGGCCATCCTGAGCCAGCCCGTCATGCCCGCCTCCGCAGGCAAGGTGCTCGACCTGCTCGGCCAGGACACCGAGGAGAGCCGCCTGTTCGCGGCGCTTCCGACGCGCCTGGTGGCCGGCACGGCACTGCCCGCCCCGGCTCCCGTCTTCCCCAAGTACGAGGAGCCCGAGGAGGCCTGA
- the serA gene encoding phosphoglycerate dehydrogenase, with protein MTDTKPVVLIAEELSPATVAALGPDFDIRQTDGADRSQLLPALADAHAILVRSATQVDAEAIAAAPNLKVIARAGVGLDNVDIKAATQAGVMVVNAPTSNIISAAELTVGHILSLARHIPQACGALKAGEWKRSKYSGTELFEKKIGIIGFGRIGALVAARLQAFGTEILAYDPYVTSARAAQLGVKLVTLDELLAQSDFITIHMPKTPETVGMLGADAFEKMKETAYVVNVARGGLVDETALHESLVAGKIAGAGIDVFSKEPSTDLPFFGLDNVVVTPHLGASTAEAQEKAGISVAKSVRLALAGELVPDAVNVAGGVIHSDVRPGIPLIEKLGRIFTALTHDSVTQIDVEVAGEIAALDVKVLELSALKGVFADVVSEQVSYVNAPVIAEQRGINVRLITTENAEDYRNVLTLRGALSDGSQITVSGTLTGPKQVEKLVGVNGFDIEIPITDHLIVVSYQDRPGVVGTIGHILGMNNINIGGMQVARSAEGGDVLALLTVDSSVPQQVLDAIKAGVGANAVREVDLES; from the coding sequence GTGACAGACACCAAGCCCGTAGTACTCATTGCCGAAGAACTATCGCCTGCCACCGTGGCGGCACTGGGACCGGATTTCGACATCCGGCAGACCGACGGCGCCGACCGTTCCCAGCTCCTGCCGGCCCTGGCCGACGCCCACGCCATCCTGGTTCGCTCCGCCACTCAGGTGGACGCCGAAGCCATCGCCGCCGCGCCGAACCTCAAGGTGATCGCCCGCGCCGGCGTCGGCCTCGACAACGTCGACATCAAGGCCGCCACCCAGGCCGGTGTCATGGTGGTCAACGCGCCCACCTCGAACATCATCTCCGCCGCCGAACTCACGGTCGGCCACATCCTCAGCCTGGCCCGCCACATCCCGCAGGCCTGCGGCGCCCTCAAGGCGGGGGAGTGGAAGCGCTCCAAGTACTCGGGCACCGAGCTGTTCGAGAAGAAGATCGGCATCATCGGCTTCGGCCGCATCGGCGCCCTCGTCGCCGCTCGTCTCCAGGCTTTCGGCACCGAGATCCTCGCCTACGACCCCTACGTCACCTCGGCCCGCGCCGCACAGCTCGGCGTGAAGCTCGTGACCCTGGATGAGCTCCTGGCGCAGTCCGACTTCATCACCATCCACATGCCGAAGACCCCCGAGACCGTGGGCATGCTCGGCGCGGACGCCTTCGAGAAGATGAAGGAGACCGCGTACGTGGTCAACGTCGCCCGTGGTGGCCTGGTCGATGAGACCGCCCTGCACGAGTCGCTCGTGGCCGGCAAGATCGCCGGCGCCGGCATCGACGTGTTCTCCAAGGAGCCCTCCACGGACCTGCCGTTCTTCGGCCTGGACAACGTGGTCGTCACCCCGCACCTCGGCGCGTCCACCGCGGAGGCTCAGGAGAAGGCCGGCATCTCCGTGGCGAAGTCGGTCCGTCTGGCCCTGGCCGGCGAGCTCGTCCCCGATGCGGTCAACGTGGCCGGCGGCGTCATCCACTCCGACGTCCGCCCCGGCATCCCGCTGATCGAGAAGCTGGGCCGGATCTTCACCGCGCTCACGCACGACTCGGTGACCCAGATCGACGTCGAGGTGGCCGGTGAGATCGCAGCCCTGGACGTCAAGGTCCTCGAGCTGTCCGCCCTGAAGGGTGTGTTCGCCGATGTCGTCTCCGAGCAGGTCTCCTACGTCAACGCCCCGGTGATCGCCGAGCAGCGCGGCATCAACGTCCGCCTGATCACTACCGAGAACGCCGAGGACTACCGCAATGTGCTGACCCTCCGCGGCGCGCTGAGCGACGGGTCGCAGATCACGGTGTCCGGCACCCTGACCGGTCCGAAGCAGGTCGAGAAGCTCGTGGGCGTCAACGGTTTCGACATCGAGATCCCCATCACCGATCACCTGATCGTGGTCAGCTACCAGGACCGTCCCGGCGTCGTCGGCACCATCGGCCACATCCTGGGCATGAACAACATCAACATCGGCGGCATGCAGGTGGCGCGCAGCGCTGAAGGCGGCGACGTCCTGGCACTGCTGACGGTCGATTCCTCCGTCCCGCAGCAGGTCCTCGACGCCATCAAGGCGGGCGTGGGCGCCAACGCCGTGCGTGAGGTCGACCTCGAGTCGTAG
- a CDS encoding ABC transporter ATP-binding protein produces MTTTTHQVPSPGSPSGATNLAVSARNLVKNYGKGETAVAALRDVSIDFAKGRFTAIMGPSGSGKSTLMHLLAGLDTADSGQIHLGDTEITGLNDTQLTTLRRENVGFVFQAFNLVPTLTAEQNILLPIELAGGKPDLEWFDFIVDVLGLKDRLKHRPHELSGGQQQRVAVARALLTRPHVLFGDEPTGNLDSRSGAEVLSLLRRSSKELGQTIIMVTHDPVAASYADRVILMSDGQVVGQIEEPTAESVLAAMSELGA; encoded by the coding sequence ATGACCACCACAACGCACCAAGTCCCTTCCCCAGGTTCACCTTCCGGGGCTACGAACCTGGCCGTCAGCGCCCGCAATCTCGTGAAGAACTACGGCAAGGGCGAAACCGCCGTGGCCGCCCTGAGGGACGTCAGCATCGACTTCGCCAAGGGCCGCTTCACGGCCATCATGGGCCCCTCCGGCTCCGGCAAGTCGACCCTCATGCACCTTCTCGCGGGCCTGGACACCGCGGATTCCGGGCAGATCCACCTCGGCGACACCGAGATCACCGGCCTGAACGACACCCAGCTCACGACCCTCCGGCGCGAGAACGTCGGATTCGTGTTCCAGGCCTTCAACCTGGTCCCCACCCTCACCGCGGAGCAGAACATCCTGCTCCCCATCGAACTCGCCGGCGGGAAGCCCGATCTCGAGTGGTTCGACTTCATCGTGGACGTCCTCGGTCTCAAGGACCGCCTGAAGCACCGCCCGCACGAGCTCAGCGGTGGCCAGCAGCAGCGCGTCGCCGTGGCACGCGCCCTCCTGACCCGCCCCCACGTGCTGTTCGGTGACGAGCCCACTGGAAACCTGGATTCCCGCTCCGGCGCCGAGGTCCTCTCGCTCCTGCGCCGCAGCAGCAAGGAACTGGGCCAGACCATCATCATGGTCACCCACGACCCGGTGGCCGCGAGCTACGCGGACCGCGTCATCCTGATGAGCGACGGCCAGGTGGTGGGACAGATCGAGGAGCCCACCGCGGAATCCGTCCTGGCCGCCATGAGCGAGCTGGGGGCCTGA
- a CDS encoding FtsX-like permease family protein, with protein MNAVERFIRSRVLLLTATILIATMALSVLVQSSSQAALVKTVDQNSRGLYDILVQAPGQGEGKLMQPDIVTGQGGISFDQLDKIRQMDGTAVAAPISLVSRVTQNLEAPQLRAMDYLGYNSGLVGLQQTSTPGSTDGSKWPQAESVLPDKATKYRITASATSSDGVTERQLFSTVGEGTLGKAKVVQTTVAGGKSVQIQAPEGETGIKFPAPAGTSTHTLFNANIALPLAPEISESVVAVDPTAERALLGEAGAFLAPLEKAPPADGRNAGAIGRFFQEKLSSGMSQQDIQDGPDFLGVRLKYWAPTLMQYEASVRSKQITDDSQAIPLVVRQGTNLDVKYNVKIEELDDAGNVTKEVGTVSKNLGDGYLPFVSKSPFVLQWPGGTDHSDLLGSTSSFASGLYDPATWSTQFAAAPDYSAKSTEANGSEEKQAVPGDWVTVNSLPERALDGTAVDQGQRKPVQDRSYRKDVARGDAKATPLPIVYGTFDPSAVQKAAGDINRLPLGGYDPVPFSLAKDASGGDAGSKALKPSLSATGLVSQSAGAITDYYGLAAARGYTKDADVVDAIRVRAKAEGGWRQAGGDIAKLADQIRALGLKATIVSGSAREDANIFVPGYSKDASGAEQALGTVQQSWVRQDAAAAVSSSLSGTNIMLLFLALLGATLLTAASTVSYVRKRRSDAGILRAMGWNQKQIRKWVLQEFGVGAAALAAAGLILSLLSWNLATAIVSLLVLVIYAVAAWLAVRQLRHHHVVDQEVVDDSSLITIDSPLTFANRQLKTHRFNTLSLAVAVGVFGAAVGALVSVLVDIPRAAGASALGGLAAGSIVLPAIILAVAGAVVGLFLTIVTGRFELGAKREQIGVLNAMGWNPDMLRQVRFFEHALVGLYALPIGVLGAALLGIFLAPYAAVWAGLAGLLAVVVWVPVATRIIR; from the coding sequence ATGAACGCCGTTGAACGGTTCATCAGGAGCCGCGTGCTGCTGCTGACCGCGACCATCCTGATCGCGACCATGGCGCTGTCCGTCCTGGTCCAGAGCAGCTCACAGGCGGCTCTGGTGAAGACCGTGGACCAGAACTCCCGCGGCCTCTACGACATCCTGGTGCAGGCGCCGGGACAGGGCGAGGGCAAGCTCATGCAGCCGGACATCGTGACCGGCCAGGGCGGGATCAGCTTCGATCAGCTGGACAAGATCCGCCAGATGGACGGCACCGCGGTGGCCGCGCCCATCTCGTTGGTGTCCCGCGTGACGCAGAACCTCGAAGCCCCGCAGCTGCGGGCGATGGACTACCTCGGATACAACTCGGGCCTGGTGGGGCTGCAGCAGACCAGCACCCCCGGCTCCACCGACGGCTCGAAGTGGCCGCAGGCCGAGTCCGTGCTTCCGGACAAGGCGACGAAGTACCGGATCACGGCCAGCGCCACGAGCTCGGACGGGGTGACCGAGCGGCAGCTGTTCAGCACCGTGGGCGAGGGGACGCTCGGCAAGGCCAAGGTCGTCCAGACCACGGTCGCCGGCGGCAAGTCCGTGCAGATCCAGGCTCCGGAAGGCGAGACGGGTATCAAGTTCCCCGCCCCCGCCGGCACCTCCACCCACACCCTCTTCAACGCCAACATCGCGCTGCCGCTCGCCCCGGAGATCAGTGAGTCCGTGGTGGCCGTGGACCCGACCGCCGAGCGTGCTCTGCTCGGTGAGGCCGGCGCGTTCCTCGCACCCCTCGAGAAGGCTCCGCCCGCGGACGGCCGCAACGCCGGCGCCATCGGTCGCTTCTTCCAGGAGAAGCTCTCCTCCGGCATGTCCCAGCAGGACATCCAGGACGGCCCGGACTTCCTGGGCGTCCGCCTGAAGTACTGGGCCCCCACGCTCATGCAGTATGAGGCGAGCGTGCGCAGCAAGCAGATCACCGACGACTCCCAGGCCATCCCGCTGGTGGTGCGCCAGGGCACCAACCTGGACGTCAAGTACAACGTCAAGATCGAAGAGCTCGACGACGCCGGCAACGTCACCAAGGAGGTCGGCACCGTCTCCAAGAACCTCGGTGACGGCTACCTCCCGTTCGTCTCCAAGTCCCCGTTCGTCCTGCAGTGGCCCGGCGGCACGGATCACTCCGACCTTCTGGGCTCCACCTCCAGCTTCGCGTCCGGTCTGTACGACCCCGCCACCTGGAGCACCCAGTTCGCGGCCGCGCCGGACTACTCCGCCAAGAGCACCGAAGCCAACGGCTCCGAGGAGAAGCAGGCCGTCCCCGGTGACTGGGTCACGGTCAACAGCCTCCCGGAGCGCGCCCTCGACGGCACGGCCGTGGATCAGGGCCAGCGCAAGCCGGTCCAGGACCGCTCCTACCGCAAGGACGTCGCCCGTGGCGACGCCAAGGCGACCCCGCTGCCCATCGTCTACGGCACCTTCGACCCCTCCGCGGTCCAGAAGGCCGCGGGTGACATCAACCGTCTGCCGCTCGGTGGCTACGACCCTGTGCCGTTCAGCCTCGCGAAGGACGCTTCGGGCGGCGACGCCGGCTCGAAGGCCCTCAAGCCGAGCCTGAGCGCCACGGGTCTGGTCAGCCAGTCCGCCGGCGCGATCACGGACTACTACGGCCTGGCCGCCGCCCGCGGCTATACCAAGGACGCCGACGTCGTGGATGCCATCCGCGTGCGTGCCAAGGCGGAGGGCGGCTGGCGTCAGGCCGGCGGCGACATCGCCAAGCTCGCCGACCAGATCCGTGCCCTGGGCCTGAAGGCCACGATCGTCTCCGGTTCCGCCCGTGAGGACGCGAACATCTTCGTGCCCGGCTACAGCAAGGACGCCTCCGGCGCCGAGCAGGCCCTCGGCACCGTCCAGCAGTCGTGGGTCCGTCAGGACGCCGCGGCCGCGGTGAGCAGCTCGCTCTCCGGGACCAACATCATGCTCCTCTTCCTCGCCCTGCTGGGCGCCACCCTGCTGACCGCGGCCTCCACCGTCAGCTATGTGCGCAAGCGCCGGAGCGACGCCGGCATCCTGCGGGCCATGGGCTGGAACCAGAAGCAGATCAGGAAGTGGGTCCTTCAGGAGTTCGGCGTGGGCGCCGCGGCGCTGGCCGCCGCAGGTCTGATCCTCAGCCTCCTGAGCTGGAACCTCGCCACCGCGATCGTCTCGCTGCTCGTCCTCGTCATCTACGCGGTCGCGGCCTGGCTGGCCGTGCGCCAGCTGCGCCACCATCACGTGGTCGATCAGGAAGTCGTGGACGACTCGAGCCTCATCACGATCGATTCGCCGCTGACCTTCGCGAACCGTCAGCTGAAGACCCACCGCTTCAACACCCTGTCCCTGGCCGTCGCGGTCGGCGTCTTCGGTGCCGCGGTCGGCGCGCTCGTCTCGGTCCTCGTGGACATCCCGCGAGCAGCCGGCGCTTCCGCCCTGGGCGGTCTGGCGGCGGGGAGCATCGTGCTCCCGGCCATCATCCTGGCCGTGGCCGGCGCCGTGGTGGGGCTGTTCCTGACCATCGTGACGGGCCGCTTCGAACTGGGCGCCAAGCGCGAACAGATCGGCGTGCTCAACGCGATGGGCTGGAACCCTGACATGCTCCGTCAGGTCCGTTTCTTCGAACACGCCCTCGTGGGCCTGTACGCCCTCCCCATCGGCGTGCTGGGTGCCGCGCTCCTGGGTATTTTCCTCGCCCCCTACGCGGCTGTCTGGGCAGGCCTGGCCGGTCTGCTCGCCGTCGTGGTGTGGGTTCCCGTAGCGACAAGGATCATTCGATGA
- a CDS encoding ABC transporter permease, whose product MLRVALSQLRTHGRRFIAVGLAIMLAVAFLVSTLLVSSSTKASLAASLGESYHRAGLVAAPVKGTENFTAQDVKTLAKVPGVESVYGQSNAMTLVDGRNASFLGMVQNSAPAELESARTRSGHLPGGTGEVAIDASTAGQFRLSVGSVLKLQPAGAADEGAGASKPEPITLKVSGILEPSSDPLRGSFAQLLAPASVVSQLSGGEDRVSMIQLKLASGADLGQVKQEVSKALAAGPVAAAVRTPEEAAVAQVQQFTDGQDQLTVVLLAFAVIALFVSALVVSNTFSVIIAQRTRELALLRCIGATRSQIRSSVLVEAAIVGLVSSVVGALAGVGVMAGLIALAKTDPTRSFATLAVDPLALVAGVLIGVIMTFIAALVPARAATRVAPLAALRPLDDASLSNRRGRVRLVIGFILLVIGLPMLLGGAWMNSLLVALPGGLLTFLGVLFCAGLFIPGAVRAVGRLAQPSGVPGRLAALNAVRNPARTSATASALLIGVTLVTMMMVGAGSAKAALGQGLAERYPVDISVSSPAGPAVGQQGSSAKGFTPASAQSVAGLKGVAATAMLVTAGNVVDTSEGANGSQMTVYAVDPSAARTVLNDQNRQPQNGTLLVSRTGPKGPVTVNGPRGKIVLEAIRTRTDEMVPVMTLDDARAINNALPASGERLWVKLNADVQASDIRGVVNTIATTLDVPAAYVSGAVMERAAFEEVINVMLLVVTALLAVAVFIALIGVANTLSLSVLERTRENSLLRALGLTRRQLRLMLALEAVLIAGVSALLGVLLGGAFGWLGAKSALGVMGPVPFDAPWLGVAGVLLVAIVAALLASIVPARRAARLSPVEGLAVS is encoded by the coding sequence ATGCTGCGCGTCGCACTCTCCCAATTGCGCACCCACGGGCGGCGCTTCATCGCCGTGGGCCTGGCCATCATGCTCGCGGTGGCCTTCCTGGTCAGCACCCTGCTGGTGTCCTCCAGCACCAAAGCGTCCCTGGCCGCCAGCCTCGGTGAGAGCTATCACCGCGCCGGCCTCGTGGCGGCCCCGGTCAAGGGCACCGAGAACTTCACCGCTCAGGACGTCAAGACCCTGGCCAAAGTGCCCGGCGTCGAATCCGTGTACGGCCAGTCCAATGCCATGACCCTCGTGGACGGCCGCAATGCCTCCTTCCTCGGCATGGTCCAGAACTCCGCCCCCGCCGAACTGGAATCCGCGCGGACCCGCTCGGGCCATCTCCCCGGCGGCACCGGCGAAGTGGCCATCGACGCGAGCACGGCCGGGCAGTTCCGGCTCAGCGTCGGGTCCGTGCTGAAACTTCAGCCGGCCGGAGCTGCGGACGAAGGCGCGGGAGCGAGCAAGCCCGAGCCGATCACCCTGAAGGTCTCCGGCATCCTGGAACCGAGCTCGGATCCACTGCGCGGGAGCTTCGCTCAGCTCCTCGCGCCCGCCTCCGTGGTCTCGCAGCTCTCGGGTGGCGAGGACCGGGTGTCCATGATCCAGCTCAAGCTCGCCTCCGGCGCGGATCTCGGTCAGGTGAAGCAGGAGGTCTCGAAGGCCCTCGCCGCCGGCCCCGTCGCCGCAGCCGTCCGCACGCCGGAGGAGGCCGCCGTCGCGCAGGTCCAGCAGTTCACGGACGGTCAGGATCAGCTGACCGTCGTGCTGCTCGCCTTCGCGGTGATCGCCTTGTTCGTCTCCGCCCTGGTGGTGTCCAACACCTTCTCCGTGATCATCGCCCAGCGCACCCGCGAACTCGCTCTGCTCCGCTGCATCGGCGCGACACGGTCCCAGATCCGTTCGTCCGTGCTCGTGGAGGCCGCGATCGTGGGCCTCGTCTCCTCGGTGGTCGGCGCCCTGGCGGGTGTCGGCGTCATGGCCGGGCTGATCGCTCTGGCCAAGACCGATCCCACCCGTTCCTTCGCCACCCTCGCCGTCGATCCACTCGCCCTCGTGGCGGGCGTGCTCATCGGCGTGATCATGACCTTCATCGCGGCGCTGGTGCCCGCCCGGGCCGCGACGCGTGTCGCCCCGCTGGCGGCCCTCCGTCCCCTCGACGACGCCTCGCTGAGCAACCGCCGCGGCCGGGTCCGTCTGGTGATCGGCTTCATCCTGCTGGTCATCGGTCTGCCGATGCTGCTGGGCGGAGCCTGGATGAACAGCCTCCTCGTGGCTCTTCCCGGCGGTCTCCTGACCTTCCTGGGCGTCCTGTTCTGCGCCGGGCTCTTCATCCCCGGCGCCGTGCGCGCCGTGGGCCGGCTGGCCCAGCCGAGCGGAGTCCCCGGCCGGCTGGCCGCCCTCAACGCGGTCCGCAACCCCGCCCGCACCTCCGCGACGGCGTCGGCACTGCTCATCGGCGTGACGCTCGTGACCATGATGATGGTGGGGGCGGGCTCCGCCAAGGCGGCCCTGGGACAGGGTCTTGCCGAACGGTACCCCGTGGACATCAGTGTCAGTTCACCCGCCGGTCCGGCTGTAGGTCAGCAGGGTTCCTCCGCCAAGGGGTTCACCCCGGCCTCGGCCCAGAGCGTCGCCGGTCTGAAGGGTGTCGCGGCGACCGCGATGCTGGTCACCGCGGGCAACGTCGTCGACACTTCCGAAGGCGCCAACGGGTCTCAGATGACCGTCTACGCGGTGGATCCGAGTGCAGCCCGCACAGTGCTCAACGACCAGAACCGGCAGCCTCAGAACGGGACACTCCTGGTGTCGCGCACCGGGCCCAAGGGCCCAGTGACCGTGAACGGCCCGCGCGGCAAGATCGTGCTCGAGGCCATCCGCACCAGGACCGATGAGATGGTCCCGGTCATGACGCTCGACGACGCCCGCGCCATCAACAACGCCCTCCCCGCCAGCGGGGAACGGCTCTGGGTGAAGCTCAACGCCGACGTGCAGGCCAGCGACATCCGCGGCGTGGTCAACACGATCGCCACAACCCTGGACGTCCCGGCCGCCTACGTGAGCGGGGCCGTCATGGAACGGGCCGCGTTCGAGGAGGTCATCAACGTCATGCTCCTGGTGGTCACCGCCCTGCTGGCGGTGGCGGTCTTCATCGCCCTGATCGGTGTGGCCAACACCCTGAGTCTCTCGGTGCTGGAACGCACCCGGGAGAACTCGCTCCTCCGGGCACTCGGTCTGACACGGCGCCAGCTCCGGCTCATGCTGGCCCTGGAAGCGGTCCTGATCGCGGGCGTCTCGGCACTCCTCGGTGTGCTGCTGGGCGGAGCGTTCGGCTGGCTCGGAGCGAAGTCCGCCCTCGGCGTGATGGGTCCCGTCCCGTTCGACGCCCCGTGGCTGGGTGTCGCCGGGGTGCTGCTGGTGGCGATCGTGGCGGCGCTGCTCGCCTCCATCGTCCCGGCACGGCGTGCGGCACGACTCTCCCCCGTGGAAGGTCTGGCCGTGAGCTGA